A window of Acidimicrobiales bacterium genomic DNA:
CAGCCCGGATCCCAGCATCCCGGAGGGGAAGAGGATCCTGATCCGCTCGCGAGTCATTCGATCACCGTGCTCGCGTCGTCGGGGAGGCTGATCAACACCGCAGCGGACGTCACAGGGACGTTGGTCTGCACCATCACGCCTATCTTGCCGATGGCCATCTCGTACTCGAAGTGGTCGCCGAGAAAGGCGCCGCTGCGAACATCGCCACGACACTGGTTGCCGGCGTCGTTCGACGCAGAGTCAGCCGAGCTGACCTGAATCGCCTCCGGTCTCACGGCGATAACGACGTCCGAGCCGCTCGACAGGGTCCGTGCGCAGTGCGCCCGAACGACCAGTGGCGTTCCATTGATCCTCACTATCGCACCACCGGCGGCACCGGTGTCGACGATCTCAGCGTCGAGAAAATTGCATCGTCCGACAAAGCCGGCAACCGTCCTGTTCACCGGGCGCAGGTAGACCTCCTCCGGAGTCCCGCTCTGCTGGATGACACCGCGGTCCATGATCATGACGCGATCGCTTAGCCCGAGTGCCTCGTGTTGGTCGTGGGTCACGAACACAGTGGTGATACCGATCTCTCGCTGCAACTCTCTCAACCACTTGCGGGACCGCTCCCGAAGCTTGGCGTCGAGATTGGAGAACGGCTCGTCGAGGAGCAGGACCAAAGGAGAGCTCGAGAGAGCCCGGGCGAGCGCGACTCGTTGTTGTTGACCTCCAGAGAGCTGGTGCGGGTACTGCTGGCCAACCTCGGCCAGCTCCACCAGCTCGAGAACCTCGGCAACTCGCCGGGCCACTGCGGGCTTCTTGAACCTCCTCACCGCGAGAGGAAATCCGACGTTGCCGGCGACCGTCATGTGTGGCCACAGCGCATACGACTGGAAGACGATGCCCAAGTTGCGCCGCTCGGGCGCCTTGACTCTACGACTCGAGCCCTCGAAGAAGACCTCGTCGCCACAGGATATGAGGCCTGCATCCGGATGCTGGAAGCCAGCGATCGCCATCAACGTCGTCGTCTTGCCGCAACCGCTCGGGCCCAGCAGGGTAACGAACTCCTTGTCGCCTACATCCAGGCTGATCTTGTCGAGCACGAGGTGGTCGTCGTACGTCTTGAC
This region includes:
- a CDS encoding ABC transporter ATP-binding protein, which translates into the protein MLDKISLDVGDKEFVTLLGPSGCGKTTTLMAIAGFQHPDAGLISCGDEVFFEGSSRRVKAPERRNLGIVFQSYALWPHMTVAGNVGFPLAVRRFKKPAVARRVAEVLELVELAEVGQQYPHQLSGGQQQRVALARALSSSPLVLLLDEPFSNLDAKLRERSRKWLRELQREIGITTVFVTHDQHEALGLSDRVMIMDRGVIQQSGTPEEVYLRPVNRTVAGFVGRCNFLDAEIVDTGAAGGAIVRINGTPLVVRAHCARTLSSGSDVVIAVRPEAIQVSSADSASNDAGNQCRGDVRSGAFLGDHFEYEMAIGKIGVMVQTNVPVTSAAVLISLPDDASTVIE